The following proteins are co-located in the Rhodococcus opacus B4 genome:
- a CDS encoding GAF domain-containing sensor histidine kinase translates to MRRVTRLPDERDRGPLLGSLSELRLRELLTEVQDRIAQIVDVRDHVDGLLEAMLAVTSGLDLDNTLRTIVHAAIDLVDARYGALGVLAPTEGLSEFVYEGIDQETRERIGDLPRGRGVLGFLITDPKPVRLVDLSRHPVSVGFPPDHPPMKTFLGVPIQVRDEVFGNLYLTEKANGAQFTEDDEVLLRALAAAAGIAIENARLYEESRTRQAWLEATREIATELLAGSETADVLQVIADDALALTAADSAFLAVPDDPDIPSDEVTELVVTASAGTVSDRIIGRAIPVERSTSGEAFRERTPLRVSALAFDPGFETGARFGPALALPLRAAQSVSGVLVTLRHVDASPFTDDQLALMSGFADQAAVALQLANSQRRMHELDVLSDRDRIARDLHDHVIQRLFAVGLSLQSTLQRAKAPVVKDRLEQSIDDLHDIVRDIRTAIFDLHGGSGGITQFRRRLHEIVAETTADSGLRTTVHMSGPLSVIDATLAEHAEAVLREALSNAVRHAGADTVTVSISVYDDLAIEVADDGKGFEGSVLTSGLDNLAARAREVNGHCAVDSTLGGGTTLRWSAPLP, encoded by the coding sequence GACCGAGGTGCAGGACCGCATCGCGCAGATCGTCGATGTGCGCGATCACGTCGACGGCCTGCTCGAGGCGATGCTCGCGGTCACGTCAGGGCTCGACCTCGACAACACGCTGCGCACCATCGTGCACGCCGCGATCGATCTCGTCGACGCCCGATACGGTGCGCTGGGGGTCCTCGCCCCGACCGAGGGACTGAGCGAGTTCGTCTACGAGGGCATCGACCAGGAGACTCGGGAGCGGATCGGCGACCTGCCCCGCGGCCGCGGCGTCCTCGGTTTCCTGATCACGGATCCGAAGCCGGTCCGGCTGGTGGACCTGTCCCGGCATCCGGTGTCGGTGGGATTCCCGCCCGACCATCCGCCGATGAAAACCTTTCTGGGAGTTCCCATTCAGGTCCGTGACGAGGTGTTCGGGAATCTGTATCTCACGGAGAAGGCCAACGGTGCGCAGTTCACCGAGGACGACGAGGTGCTTCTGCGCGCGCTGGCGGCCGCCGCCGGCATCGCGATCGAGAACGCCCGCCTCTACGAGGAGTCCCGGACGAGGCAGGCGTGGCTGGAGGCGACCCGGGAGATCGCGACTGAATTGCTCGCCGGCAGCGAGACGGCAGACGTGCTGCAGGTGATCGCCGACGACGCGCTTGCCCTGACCGCCGCCGACAGTGCCTTTCTCGCGGTGCCGGACGATCCCGACATCCCGTCGGACGAGGTCACCGAGCTCGTGGTCACGGCGTCGGCGGGTACGGTGTCGGATCGGATCATCGGCCGGGCGATCCCGGTCGAGCGGTCGACGTCCGGTGAGGCGTTCCGGGAGCGGACCCCGCTGCGCGTCAGCGCGCTGGCGTTCGATCCCGGGTTCGAAACGGGCGCCCGGTTCGGGCCGGCGCTGGCGCTGCCCCTGCGTGCCGCGCAATCGGTGTCCGGGGTGCTGGTGACGCTCCGCCACGTCGATGCATCACCGTTCACGGATGACCAGCTGGCGTTGATGTCGGGTTTCGCGGATCAGGCCGCCGTCGCGTTGCAGCTGGCGAACAGTCAGCGCCGGATGCATGAGCTCGACGTCCTGTCCGACCGCGACCGGATCGCGCGTGATCTCCACGACCACGTCATCCAGCGGCTCTTCGCGGTCGGCCTGTCGTTGCAGAGCACCCTGCAGCGGGCGAAGGCACCCGTCGTCAAGGACCGACTCGAACAGTCGATCGACGACCTGCACGACATCGTGCGGGACATCCGCACTGCCATCTTCGACCTGCACGGTGGTTCGGGCGGGATCACCCAATTCCGGCGGCGGCTGCACGAGATCGTGGCCGAGACCACCGCCGATTCCGGATTGCGCACGACGGTGCACATGTCGGGGCCGCTGTCCGTCATCGACGCCACGCTCGCCGAGCATGCCGAGGCGGTTCTGCGTGAGGCGTTGAGCAACGCGGTCCGGCACGCCGGAGCCGACACGGTGACGGTCAGCATCTCGGTCTACGACGACCTCGCCATCGAGGTCGCGGACGACGGCAAGGGGTTCGAGGGAAGCGTCCTCACCAGCGGACTGGACAACCTGGCCGCCCGGGCGCGGGAAGTGAACGGGCACTGCGCCGTCGACTCGACCCTCGGCGGTGGGACCACGCTCCGGTGGTCCGCTCCCCTTCCGTGA